The following are from one region of the Stigmatella ashevillena genome:
- a CDS encoding dihydrofolate reductase family protein, which translates to MRKLKYHVATTADGFISREDGSWDFFPTEGGHIPEFVESLNTYGAVLMGRKTYEVGLKVGVADPYPQLDSYVFSRTLKESPSPRVKLVSSDAAAVVRTLKEQPGRDLWLCGGGELATVLFAEGLVDEVILKLNPLLLGSGTPLLAHLKEPSRMELLSTKVYRGGVVLLHYSVLR; encoded by the coding sequence ATGAGAAAGCTCAAGTACCACGTGGCCACGACGGCCGATGGGTTCATCTCCCGCGAGGATGGCTCCTGGGATTTCTTCCCCACCGAGGGCGGCCACATCCCCGAGTTCGTCGAGTCCCTGAACACCTACGGCGCCGTGCTGATGGGGCGCAAGACGTACGAGGTGGGCCTGAAGGTGGGCGTGGCGGACCCCTATCCCCAGCTCGACAGCTACGTCTTCTCACGCACCCTGAAGGAGAGCCCCAGCCCCCGGGTGAAGCTCGTCTCGAGCGATGCCGCGGCCGTGGTCCGGACGCTGAAGGAGCAACCGGGCCGCGACCTCTGGCTGTGCGGCGGGGGAGAGCTCGCCACGGTGCTCTTCGCCGAGGGGCTCGTCGATGAGGTCATCCTCAAGCTGAACCCCCTTCTGCTGGGCTCGGGCACCCCGCTGCTTGCCCACTTGAAGGAGCCCTCCCGAATGGAGCTGCTCTCCACCAAGGTGTACCGGGGCGGCGTGGTGCTCTTGCACTACAGCGTGCTGCGATGA
- a CDS encoding non-proteolytic archaemetzincin-like protein has product MTRKVLLLVTVGQPSTSLLKDLEEPLATHLGLSAVASKTVLSRPDYAFNKSRAQYHCNAIMRRLVTLQEPAHTLVLGVTDVDLFVPDTAFVFGEADRESRSGVVSEARLRAGASSELLRRRVQAEVLNQAGHLLGLSYCEDARCVMCQAQTPQDVDRKQLALCNPCRNELQKLQR; this is encoded by the coding sequence ATGACGCGGAAGGTGCTCCTCCTGGTCACCGTGGGTCAGCCCTCCACCTCCCTGCTCAAGGACCTTGAGGAACCCCTGGCGACACACCTGGGGCTCTCGGCCGTGGCGAGCAAGACCGTCCTGTCCCGGCCCGACTACGCCTTCAACAAGAGCCGCGCCCAGTACCACTGCAACGCCATCATGCGGCGGCTGGTGACGCTCCAGGAGCCCGCGCACACGCTGGTGCTGGGCGTCACGGACGTGGACCTGTTCGTGCCGGACACGGCCTTTGTCTTTGGCGAGGCGGACCGGGAGTCGCGCAGCGGTGTGGTGAGCGAGGCCCGGCTGCGGGCCGGCGCGAGCTCCGAATTGCTGCGTCGCCGCGTGCAGGCCGAAGTCCTCAACCAGGCGGGGCACCTGCTGGGGCTCTCCTACTGCGAGGATGCGCGCTGCGTCATGTGTCAGGCGCAGACGCCCCAGGACGTGGACCGCAAGCAGTTGGCGCTCTGCAACCCGTGCCGCAACGAGCTGCAGAAGCTCCAGCGGTAG
- a CDS encoding Fic/DOC family N-terminal domain-containing protein: MRLEGELTALLSEATLALGRLDGAGSILPNPDLFVSMYVRQEAVLSSQIAGTQSTLEDVLEYEMDAQGPKRSKDAEEVINYVRAMNHGLQRLSDLPRSLWLLREIHEHLMHGGRGSERNPGEFRTSQNWIGPRGAPWPVRPSFPRLRTK; this comes from the coding sequence GTGCGATTGGAAGGAGAACTGACGGCCCTGCTGAGCGAGGCGACCCTGGCCCTGGGACGTCTGGATGGGGCGGGGTCCATCCTCCCCAATCCGGACCTCTTCGTTTCCATGTACGTGCGACAAGAGGCGGTCCTCAGCTCACAGATCGCAGGCACCCAGAGCACCTTGGAGGACGTCCTCGAGTACGAGATGGACGCGCAGGGGCCGAAGCGCTCCAAGGATGCAGAGGAGGTCATCAATTACGTTCGCGCGATGAACCATGGCCTCCAGCGGCTCTCGGATTTGCCCCGCTCACTCTGGTTGCTGCGAGAGATTCACGAGCACTTGATGCACGGCGGCCGTGGAAGCGAACGCAACCCCGGGGAGTTCCGGACCAGTCAGAACTGGATTGGTCCCAGGGGTGCTCCTTGGCCAGTGCGACCTTCGTTCCCCCGCCTCCGCACGAAATGA
- a CDS encoding TolB family protein — protein sequence MRYLGWKAGALVLALGLTACEPIDIDGGGGGGGGSVLFTRGFVFVREDRNLYVVDDRGDPNDPQRLTVGGGVSFPSVDRSGRIAVFVQETSGFNSEIRTVPTAGTGSPSTVIASRDAACPTCTQFRHPTFSPDGRVIVFSFNDGSGALSLGRVNADGSGFQELTPNTSTSFGAPSFFPDGLSVLVPAGLNSGFLNQLKRVTLSNGAIANVADNLNNEVVNRAVVSPDGTQVALDGGPISGSRIFTASLRPSFGTLTRLTDHPGEPRAQDTFPSWMSNTQVGFLSNAGNTQSIYRITVGAVTGSGTLLVPSAFEPSYGGL from the coding sequence ATGAGATATCTCGGATGGAAGGCCGGCGCGCTGGTGCTCGCGCTGGGGTTGACGGCGTGCGAGCCCATCGACATCGACGGTGGTGGTGGCGGGGGAGGCGGCAGCGTGTTGTTCACCCGCGGCTTCGTCTTCGTGCGGGAAGACCGCAACCTCTATGTGGTGGATGACCGGGGAGACCCGAACGATCCCCAGCGGCTCACGGTGGGCGGCGGCGTCTCCTTCCCCTCGGTGGATCGCTCCGGCCGCATCGCGGTCTTCGTGCAGGAGACCTCGGGCTTCAACTCGGAGATCCGCACGGTGCCCACCGCGGGGACGGGCTCGCCCTCCACCGTCATTGCCTCGCGGGACGCTGCGTGCCCCACGTGCACCCAGTTCCGCCACCCCACCTTCAGCCCGGATGGCCGGGTCATCGTGTTCTCCTTCAATGATGGCTCGGGCGCGCTGTCGCTGGGCCGGGTGAACGCGGACGGCAGTGGCTTCCAGGAGCTCACCCCCAACACCTCCACGTCCTTCGGCGCGCCCTCCTTCTTTCCGGATGGGTTGAGCGTGTTGGTGCCGGCCGGGTTGAACAGCGGCTTCCTCAACCAGCTCAAGCGGGTCACCCTCAGCAATGGCGCCATCGCCAACGTCGCCGACAACCTGAACAACGAAGTGGTGAACCGGGCGGTGGTGTCGCCGGATGGCACCCAGGTGGCGCTGGATGGCGGGCCCATTTCGGGCTCCCGCATCTTCACGGCCTCGCTGCGCCCCTCGTTTGGGACGCTCACCCGCTTGACGGACCACCCGGGAGAGCCCCGCGCCCAGGACACCTTCCCCAGCTGGATGAGCAACACCCAGGTGGGCTTTCTCTCCAACGCGGGCAACACCCAGAGCATCTACCGCATCACCGTGGGGGCCGTGACGGGCTCCGGGACGCTGCTGGTCCCCAGCGCGTTCGAGCCCTCGTACGGGGGGCTCTGA
- a CDS encoding Fic family protein: MASATFVPPPPHEMMTALDNLEKFLHEPGTLPVLIQCGLAHAQFETIHPFLDGNGRVGRLLITLLLRERRILERPLLYLSVFLKAHRQEYYDRLTAIRTDGDWEGWLRFFLRGVAEVSGAATRTARSILKLREETRQKLADSALGGRLLDYLFERPVISVRAAEEHLGCSYGAASHLIEQMERMGVLRETTGQKRHRLYRYEPYLALFEQQGVDTEPKGPKQESSSEEGRP; the protein is encoded by the coding sequence TTGGCCAGTGCGACCTTCGTTCCCCCGCCTCCGCACGAAATGATGACCGCGCTCGACAACCTGGAGAAGTTCCTGCACGAGCCGGGGACGCTTCCGGTGCTCATCCAATGTGGCCTCGCGCATGCCCAGTTCGAGACGATCCACCCCTTCTTGGATGGCAATGGGCGCGTCGGCCGATTGCTGATCACCCTCCTGTTGCGTGAGCGGCGCATCTTGGAGCGGCCTTTGCTGTACCTCAGTGTGTTCCTGAAGGCGCACCGGCAGGAGTATTACGACCGGCTCACGGCCATCCGGACCGACGGGGACTGGGAAGGGTGGTTGCGCTTCTTCCTGCGGGGCGTGGCGGAAGTCAGCGGTGCCGCGACGCGCACGGCACGCTCCATTCTCAAACTGCGAGAAGAGACCCGGCAGAAGCTGGCCGACAGTGCGCTGGGAGGACGGCTTCTGGACTACCTCTTCGAGCGGCCCGTCATCTCGGTGCGTGCCGCCGAGGAGCACCTGGGCTGTTCATATGGGGCGGCGAGCCATCTCATCGAGCAGATGGAGCGGATGGGCGTGCTGCGCGAGACGACGGGCCAGAAGCGCCACCGCCTCTACCGGTATGAGCCCTACCTCGCGCTCTTCGAGCAGCAAGGCGTGGACACGGAACCCAAGGGCCCCAAGCAGGAGTCCAGCTCGGAAGAAGGGCGCCCATAA
- a CDS encoding ankyrin repeat domain-containing protein, translating into MSLFDAVSAGELTRVKALLAEGADPNLPGERGRTPLMVSAEAGHVHVVQALLAAGAEPFLTDELGETALLISAAHGHAEVCHLLMPHASDDERDLARRLLRDCSLPGDLPLPPGPVDEEARPSDSRRKLASVGAYVATKLGDDGPAKRLARLFRSEKGRK; encoded by the coding sequence ATGTCCCTGTTCGATGCCGTGAGTGCGGGCGAGCTGACGCGCGTGAAAGCGCTGCTGGCCGAGGGAGCAGACCCGAACCTTCCCGGTGAGCGGGGCCGCACGCCGCTCATGGTGTCGGCCGAGGCTGGGCACGTGCACGTGGTTCAGGCGCTGCTGGCCGCGGGGGCCGAGCCCTTCCTCACGGATGAGCTGGGCGAGACGGCGCTGCTCATCTCCGCGGCCCACGGCCACGCGGAGGTGTGCCACCTGCTCATGCCCCACGCGAGCGACGATGAGAGAGACCTGGCGCGCCGCCTGTTGAGGGATTGCAGCCTGCCCGGAGACTTGCCGCTGCCTCCCGGGCCGGTGGACGAGGAGGCCAGGCCGAGCGACTCGCGGCGAAAGCTGGCCTCGGTGGGGGCCTACGTGGCCACCAAGCTGGGAGATGACGGGCCCGCGAAGCGGCTGGCGCGCCTGTTCCGCTCGGAGAAGGGGCGCAAGTAG
- a CDS encoding metallophosphoesterase family protein, giving the protein MRQLVGWLWGACLLAGCVRPAEGRAQKDLEVGRAEGGGLSVTVEEGLAAVRGLESGALTLWGNAPAFHVRTVATAGAPEWWMLRVRNAMPDAQLVAVAEGTGEPLALEAGPAGVPTEKVWRVRLRPGAGARLTVAPPGWDEARPFRFAALADVQEALPKVGDIYARMNEDPALRFIFFSGDLTERGTQDQLEEFQERLTASRIPLYATLGNHETYSGGDTAYHALVGRGSHHFGFQGVRFTMVDSADGTVDPLVEEQLDTWLEEARGAVHVVGMHIAPLEPVGVRNGSFSSRNEAAGLVGKLARAGVDLTLYGHVHSYYAFSNAGIPAFISGGGGAIPERFDGVGRHYLAVEVDPFAGVKDVALVRVD; this is encoded by the coding sequence GTGAGGCAACTTGTGGGGTGGCTGTGGGGGGCGTGTCTGCTGGCCGGGTGTGTGCGGCCCGCGGAGGGGCGCGCGCAGAAGGATCTGGAGGTAGGCCGCGCCGAGGGCGGAGGGCTCTCGGTGACGGTGGAGGAGGGGCTGGCGGCGGTGCGGGGCCTGGAGTCCGGGGCGCTGACGCTGTGGGGCAATGCGCCGGCCTTCCATGTGCGGACGGTGGCCACGGCCGGTGCGCCCGAGTGGTGGATGCTCCGGGTGCGCAATGCCATGCCGGACGCGCAGCTGGTGGCGGTGGCGGAGGGCACCGGGGAGCCGCTGGCCCTCGAGGCCGGCCCCGCGGGGGTGCCCACGGAGAAGGTGTGGCGGGTGCGGCTGCGGCCGGGGGCGGGCGCGCGCCTCACGGTGGCGCCCCCGGGGTGGGACGAGGCGCGGCCGTTCCGGTTCGCGGCGCTGGCGGACGTGCAGGAGGCGCTCCCCAAGGTTGGGGACATCTACGCGCGCATGAACGAGGACCCGGCGCTGCGGTTCATCTTCTTCTCGGGGGATTTGACGGAGCGGGGCACCCAGGACCAGTTGGAGGAGTTCCAGGAGCGGCTGACGGCGTCGCGCATTCCGCTGTACGCCACGCTGGGCAACCACGAGACCTACAGCGGGGGCGACACGGCGTACCACGCGCTGGTGGGACGGGGCAGCCACCACTTCGGCTTCCAGGGGGTGCGCTTCACGATGGTGGATTCGGCGGACGGCACGGTGGATCCGCTGGTGGAGGAGCAGCTCGACACCTGGCTGGAGGAGGCGCGCGGCGCGGTGCACGTGGTGGGCATGCACATCGCGCCGCTGGAGCCGGTGGGCGTGCGCAACGGCTCGTTCAGCAGCCGCAATGAGGCGGCGGGGCTGGTGGGCAAACTGGCGAGGGCGGGGGTGGACCTGACGCTCTATGGCCACGTGCACTCGTATTATGCGTTCTCGAACGCGGGCATCCCGGCGTTCATCTCGGGCGGAGGGGGCGCCATCCCCGAGCGCTTCGATGGGGTGGGGCGGCACTACCTCGCGGTGGAGGTGGATCCTTTCGCGGGCGTGAAGGACGTGGCGCTGGTGCGCGTGGACTGA